The following are encoded in a window of Impatiens glandulifera chromosome 5, dImpGla2.1, whole genome shotgun sequence genomic DNA:
- the LOC124940664 gene encoding potassium transporter 5-like, which produces MADVTDHAKNINDQVQIRHEEEEKEEDQEISNLQPQQQQLNSKNLRRYDSLDIESAKVHGADPVHSRTKGMEWAIILQLAFQSLGVVYGDIGTSPLYVYAGTFTEGIKHNDDILGVLSLIYYTITLIPLIKYVFIVLRATDNGDGGTFALYSLLCRYAKVGLIPSQEAADRDVSTFKLELPSNRLRRASMLKAKLEKSEFAKLFLLFATMLGTSMVIGDGVLTPCISVLSAVGGIKEATSVMTEGRIVWVSAGILIVLFSVQRFGTDKVGYTFAPIICIWLFFNASIGFYNFFHHDTSVIKAINPWYIFKYFQRNKKAAWISLGGVVLSTTGTEALFADVGHFSVKSIQISMCSVVYPAILLSYTGQASYLRKNSENVANVFFKSLPGPMYWPTFVVSVLAAIIASQALISGTFSIIQQSISLGCFPRVKIVHTSAKYQGQVYIPEVNYLLMVACVCVTLGFRTTAKIGNAYGIAVVFVMTLTSGFLVLIMIIIWKTNILIVITYVLIIGSVELLYLSSVLYKFDQGGYLPLVFAMFLMGTMFVWNDVYRRKYYYELQNKISPEKVKEMANDSNCVRMPGLAIFYSELVQGIPPIFKHYVGNVPALHSVLVFVSIKSLPISRVPPEERFLFRRINPRELSVFRCVVRYGYTDARNEDEPFEKLLVERLKEFVKEDGMFLVMSSGDEDDQGENYNEEEWREDGREKENEREVELLNKAWLSGVVHLVGESDVVAGKGAGVVKSVLIESYNFLKRNLRQTEKMFDIPHQRMLKVGMTYEL; this is translated from the exons ATGGCGGACGTAACCGATCATGCAAAAAATATCAATGATCAAGTCCAAATCCGCcatgaggaagaagagaaagaggaagaTCAGGAGATATCTAATCTCCAACCGCAGCAGCAGCAGCTCAACTCGAAGAATCTTCGGCGTTATGATTCTCTCGATATCGAATCTGCTAAGGTCCATGGCGCCGATCCAGTTCACAGTCGCACCAAG GGAATGGAATGGGCGATTATACTGCAATTGGCATTTCAGAGTTTGGGCGTGGTGTACGGAGATATCGGAACGTCTCCGTTGTATGTATACGCTGGCACATTCACTGAAGGGATTAAGCATAACGATGATATTTTAGGAGTTCTTTCATTGATTTACTATACAATCACTCTTATTCCTCTTATCAAATATGTTTTCATTGTTCTCCGAGCAACCGATAACGGCGACG GTGGAACATTTGCGTTGTATTCACTGCTATGTCGGTATGCAAAAGTTGGATTAATACCTAGCCAAGAGGCAGCGGACAGGGATGTATCAACGTTTAAGTTGGAGCTGCCTAGCAATCGTCTTCGGCGAGCTTCTATGCTCAAGGCGAAACTCGAGAAGAGCGAATTCGCTAAATTATTCCTCTTATTTGCTACCATGCTTGGCACTTCTATGGTGATCGGTGATGGTGTCCTCACGCCTTGCATTTCAG TTTTATCTGCTGTAGGAGGTATCAAGGAAGCTACATCAGTCATGACTGAAG GGAGGATAGTTTGGGTATCAGCTGGAATCTTGATTGTCCTATTTTCAGTTCAAAGGTTTGGGACAGACAAAGTGGGTTATACCTTTGCTCCAATAATATGCATATGGTTATTCTTCAATGCATCAATTGGTTTCTACAATTTCTTCCACCATGATACTTCTGTTATAAAGGCAATCAACCCTTGGTATATCTTTAAGTATTTTCAAAGAAACAAGAAAGCTGCTTGGATTTCCCTCGGTGGTGTTGTCCTTTCCACCACAG GGACTGAGGCATTGTTTGCTGATGTGGGTCACTTCAGTGTTAAATCAATACAAATAAGCATGTGCTCTGTTGTTTATCCTGCAATCTTGTTATCTTACACAGGACAAGCTTCTTACCTTAGAAAGAACAGTGAAAATGTCGCAAATGTGTTCTTCAAATCCCTTCCAG GCCCTATGTATTGGCCGACTTTTGTGGTGTCGGTTTTGGCAGCGATTATAGCAAGTCAGGCTTTGATATCAGGGACATTCTCTATTATCCAACAATCAATCTCTCTGGGCTGCTTCCCACGAGTGAAAATCGTGCACACTTCAGCCAAATATCAAGGCCAGGTATACATCCCAGAAGTTAACTACCTTCTCATGGTTGCATGCGTTTGTGTCACCCTCGGTTTCAGAACAACTGCTAAAATTGGAAATGCATACG GGATTGCGGTTGTGTTTGTCATGACATTGACGTCGGGATTCTTGGTTCTCATCATGATCATTATATGGAAGACAAACATACTTATAGTAATCACATACGTTTTAATAATCGGGAGTGTTGAGCTTCTGTACCTGAGCTCTGTCCTGTACAAGTTTGATCAAGGTGGTTACTTACCCCTAGTCTTCGCAATGTTCTTGATGGGGACAATGTTCGTGTGGAACGACGTTTACAGGAGAAAATACTATTACGAGCTCCAAAACAAAATATCTCCAGAGAAGGTGAAAGAGATGGCAAATGATTCGAATTGCGTTCGCATGCCAGGGCTTGCGATTTTCTACTCGGAACTTGTCCAAGGAATCCCTCCCATCTTCAAGCATTACGTGGGCAATGTTCCGGCTCTGCATTCAGTTTTGGTATTTGTTTCGATCAAGTCCTTGCCTATAAGCAGAGTGCCACCAGAAGAACGGTTCCTTTTCCGTCGAATAAATCCTAGAGAGCTTAGTGTTTTCCGATGTGTGGTGAGATACGGCTACACAGACGCGAGGAACGAGGACGAGCCGTTTGAGAAGTTGTTAGTGGAGAGGCTGAAGGAGTTCGTGAAGGAGGATGGCATGTTCTTGGTCATGTCATCGGGAGATGAAGATGATCAGGGAGAGAATTATAACGAGGAGGAATGGAGGGAAGATGGGAGAGAAAAGGAGAATGAAAGGGAGGTTGAGTTGCTTAACAAGGCGTGGTTGTCGGGTGTGGTTCATCTGGTTGGGGAAAGCGATGTGGTGGCGGGGAAGGGAGCTGGGGTTGTGAAGAGCGTTTTGATTGAATCGTATAATTTCCTGAAAAGGAATTTGAGACAGACGGAGAAAATGTTTGATATACCTCACCAACGGATGCTGAAAGTGGGCATGACTTATGAGCTTTAG
- the LOC124937794 gene encoding nuclear transcription factor Y subunit B-4-like → MVDNQNPNREIFLKYAYSTFGSGSGSSSGGDEAAMNNNNNGNSEQDRLLPIANVGRIMKQILPSNAKVSKEAKETMQECVSEFISFVTIEAADKCHKEKRKTVNGDDVCWAMGSLGFDDYVDPLRRYLDRYREQEGERSLINNINNNQNNTINTSDGYHLEDGKTTSGSSSIPFQFSFMDSNKSV, encoded by the coding sequence ATGGTTGACAACCAAAACCCTAATAGAGAAATATTTCTCAAGTATGCTTACAGTACCTTTGGAAGTGGAAGTGGATCTTCATCCGGAGGAGATGAAGCAgctatgaataataataataatggtaaTTCAGAACAAGACAGGCTTCTTCCAATAGCCAACGTTGGAAGAATCATGAAGCAAATACTGCCTTCAAATGCTAAAGTGTCGAAAGAGGCTAAAGAGACCATGCAAGAATGCGTTTCAGAGTTCATAAGCTTTGTGACAATTGAGGCGGCCGACAAGTGTCAcaaagagaagaggaagactGTTAATGGAGATGATGTTTGTTGGGCTATGGGAAGTCTAGGGTTTGATGACTATGTTGATCCACTCAGAAGGTATTTGGATAGATATAGGGAACAAGAAGGGGAGAGAtcactaattaataatattaataacaatcAAAATAATACCATCAATACATCAGATGGGTATCATCTAGAAGATGGGAAAACTACTTCAGGTTCTTCATCTATCCCTTTTCAGTTTAGTTTCATGGATTCTAATAAGAGTGTATAG